The following are encoded in a window of Desulfurellaceae bacterium genomic DNA:
- a CDS encoding type II secretion system F family protein, giving the protein MSWPVFFIALAAMLVVAAAARFVFQESRRSQVLDRRLAGVRAWAAGVYGELDQKKKRTGSGLSLQLLLTGVLNVASMLVPVGAAERAKLRQLLTKAGFPQPDALSVFMTVKLVVSLTGGGLIGLQAARGQWLGDYTSMPVLILVGLVGAVIGGLAPETGLRQLCSRRHQRMVAALPDALDLMTLCLESGLTFDRTLSRVASELRPMAPDLARELALVEAELRLGGDRKTVLTALYTRTEVEGLRDMATTIVQGERYGTPLAQSMRNIAHGERTRRAARMATQIERLPVLMSMPMLLLVTPGTLLLVAGPAFLVAMEALSNIGG; this is encoded by the coding sequence ATGTCCTGGCCCGTCTTCTTCATCGCGTTGGCGGCCATGCTCGTTGTGGCGGCTGCCGCGCGCTTTGTGTTTCAGGAAAGTCGCCGATCCCAGGTGCTTGACCGCCGGCTTGCCGGGGTACGGGCGTGGGCGGCAGGGGTATACGGAGAGTTGGACCAGAAGAAAAAGCGAACTGGTTCGGGCCTCTCCCTACAGCTGCTATTGACCGGTGTCCTCAACGTCGCCTCCATGCTGGTCCCGGTCGGAGCGGCCGAGCGAGCCAAACTGCGCCAGCTTCTGACCAAGGCCGGTTTTCCCCAGCCCGACGCCCTGTCGGTATTCATGACAGTCAAGCTTGTCGTCAGCCTGACAGGCGGCGGTCTGATTGGCCTTCAGGCGGCGCGCGGGCAGTGGCTGGGGGACTACACCTCCATGCCTGTGCTGATTCTGGTCGGTCTGGTCGGAGCGGTTATCGGCGGTCTGGCGCCCGAGACCGGCCTGCGCCAGCTGTGTAGCCGCCGACACCAGCGTATGGTCGCCGCACTGCCGGACGCACTTGACCTCATGACGTTGTGTCTCGAATCCGGCCTCACCTTTGATCGGACCCTGTCCCGGGTTGCCTCCGAACTCCGGCCGATGGCGCCCGACCTGGCACGGGAACTGGCTCTGGTCGAGGCTGAGCTGCGGCTCGGCGGCGACCGGAAAACCGTGCTGACCGCGCTGTATACGCGTACCGAGGTCGAGGGGCTGCGCGACATGGCCACGACTATCGTTCAGGGCGAGCGCTACGGGACGCCGCTGGCCCAGTCGATGCGCAATATCGCCCATGGCGAGCGTACCCGGCGGGCGGCGCGGATGGCGACCCAAATCGAACGGCTGCCAGTTTTGATGAGTATGCCCATGCTGCTGCTGGTGACGCCGGGGACACTGCTGCTGGTGGCGGGGCCGGCCTTCCTCGTTGCGATGGAGGCGCTCAGCAACATCGGCGGCTGA